The sequence TCCGGCCCGGCTTTTTTTTGTTTTCTACCTTCCACGCCCAGGCTTCGTCCCGTTCTTTCCCGGACGTTCGGTCGCGAAGCGGGTCAAGGGGTCACCCCTTGCGCAGGAGGGTCCAGGGAGGGGCGCGCAGCCCCTTCCTGGCCGCCGGAGGCATCTCGCCTCGTCTTTCCTAGAAGTCGAAGTTCATCAGCCTGCGCAGGTCGGCCATGGTCTCTTCGGCCAGGGCGCGGGCCTTGGCCGAGCCTTCGTTGATGATGTCCTTCAGCGTGTCCGGCCGGGTCTCGTATTCCTTGCGCCGGGCCTGGATGGGCTCCAGGAAGTCGGCCATCTTCTCGGCCAGGAGCTTCTTGCAGTCGCCGCAGCCGCGGGTGGCGGCGCGGCAGCCTTCTTCGATCTCGGGCAGGATGCCGGTGGGCGCGAGCAGCTCCAGGTAGGGAAAGAGGTTGCAGTCCTTGGGCTCGCCGGGATCCTTCAGGCGCATGCGCTTGGTGTCGGTGAGCATGCTCATGATCTTGGGCCGGACCTCGGACATGGGGTCCTTCAGGTAGATGGAGTTGCCGTAGCTCTTGGACATCTTGCGTCCGTCCAGGCCGGGCAGCTTGGGCGAGGTGGTCAGCCTGGCCTCCGGCTCGGGGAAGAAGTCGCCGTAGAGGTAGTTGAAGCGGCGCACGATCTCGCGCGTGAGCTCGAGGTGGGGCAGCTGGTCCTGGCCCACGGGCACCAGCTTCGGCTTGTACATGATGATGTCCGTGCACATGAGCACGGGGTAGCCGAGGAAGCCGTAGGTGGAGAGGTCCTTGGACGACTCCTCGCGCACTTCCTTGTAGGTGGGGTTGCGCTCGAGCCAGCCGTTGGGCGTGATCATGGAGAGCAGCAGGTGCAGCTCGGCGTGCTCCTTGACCTGGGACTGCTGGAAGAGGACGCAGCGCTCGGGGGAGAGGCCCGCGGCGAGCCAGTCGGCCACGAGTTCGGGCACGAAGGCCTTCACGTCGCGCGCCTCGGCGTAGTTGGTGGTCAGGGCGTGCCAGTCGGCCACGAAGTAGAGGCAGTCGAACTCCTCCTGCATCTGGACCCAGTTGAGCAGGACGCCGAAGTAGTGGCCGAGGTGCAGCGGCCCGGTGGGCCGCATGCCGGAGACGATGCGGTTGTTCGGTTGCATTGCGGGTTTCCTCAGAGAAGCAGTTGCGCAGCGTACATGACCGCGGGCTGGAGAATCTGCCCGAGCACGCCGGTCACGGCGAGCAGAATGATGATGATGAAGCCGTAGCGGCCGAAGGACATGTAGCGCATGGCGGTGCGCGGGGGCATGAATCCGGCCAGAATGTTGGAGCCGTCGAGCGGCGGGATGGGCAGGAGGTTGAAGAAGCCGAGCACGAGGCTGATGAGCACGCCTTCCTTGCAGATGAGGGCCAGGGGGAGGAAGAGGCGCACCTCGAGCGGCGAGGGCTGGGTGAGCAGGACGTGCGCGCAGCCCTTGAGGCAGATGGTGAAGACCACGGCGAGGACGAAGTTGGCCGCCGGACCGGCCAGGCCCACGAGCATCATGCCGCGCTGGGGGTTCTTGAAGAAGCGCGGGTCCACGGGCACGGGCTTGGCCCAGCCGATCATCCTGGTCAGCACGAGGACCAGTGTGCCGACCACGTCCAGGTGCTTGAACGGGTTCAGCGTCAGCCTGCCCGCCATCTTGGGCGTGGGGTCCCCGAGCTTGTAGGCCACGTAGCCGTGGGCCGCCTCGTGGCAGGTGATGGCCAGGAGAAAGCCCGGCAGGAGAAGGACGAGTTTCTGGATGTAGGCGAAGATGTCGAAGGATGGCATGGCAGGGGGCTAGCAGAAGCCGGGGGCCAGGGCAAGAAAAACCGGACGGCCGGGAATCCCGGCCGTCCGGCGAAGCGTCGCGAAAGTCGAGGCGCCGCGGGGATCAGCCCTGGGCCAGGGCCTTCTTCATGGCCAGGTCGACCTTGGACTTGAGCTCCGAGAGGTCCACGGATTTGACCACGTAGTAGTCGGCGGCGATGGACTTGAGATCGTGCTGGAACGAGTCGTAGGCGGTGGAGAGGATCACGGGCAGGTCCTGGTCCTTGCTGCGGATCTCCTGCAGCAGGTCGAGCCCGGAGCGATTGGCCCCGAGCTTGATGTCCAGGATGACCACCCGGGGCCGCTCCCGTTCGATGAGCTCGACGATGTCCTCTTCGCCGTTGGAGGTCACGACGGTCATGCCTTCGGACTCCAGCTCCTCTCGATAGAGCATGCGGATGTGCTTTTCGTCGTCTACGACCAGGACCTTTTTCTCCGGAGCAGCCATGGCGCGTCCTCCTCGATTGGTAATGCCGCCTGAGAGTAGTGTATGGAAGATTTTCCCCCTTCGGTCAACACCCGTTGGCCCATGGAGGTCATTTGCCCTTCAAGCGTTTTTGGGGCAAGAGCGGGGCTGCGGGGTTGATTTCATCCCACCACGCGGGTATGAAACCTCCCCCGCACACAAACCGCCGGACACGAAAAAAAACAATGATCACCGTCATCCGCGAACCGGACGGCGAGACGCTCGAAGTCCACGACGTGAAGAGCGTCAAGAGCCTCCTGAACCGCCTGGGCGAACGCTGCACCTCGGTCCTGGTCATCCGCGGCCGCGAACTCCTGACCGAGGACCGAAAACTCGTGCCCGGCGAGACGCTCGTGGTGCGCTCCGTGCGCTCGCGGGGCTAGGAGGACCGCCGCCCATGAAATGCCGCCGCTGCAAGGCCCCGGCCCAGGTCAAGCTGCCGAGCCACCACACGGGCTTCTGCCCGGACTGCTTCTTCCTCTTCTTTTCCCGCCAGGTGGCCAAGGCCGTCAAGGACCACGACATGTTCGGGCCCGACGACCGCATCCTGGTCGCGCTGTCCGGGGGCAAGGACTCCCTGGCCCTGGCCAACGAGCTCAAGGAGCAGGGCTACGACGTCACCGGCCTTCACGTCTACCTCGGCATCCCCGGCTCGTCCGACGCCTCCCTGGCGCACATCGAGGCCTTCTGCGAACCGCGGAACATTCCGCTGATCGTGGCCTCCACGCCCGAGATGGGCCTCGCCATCCCCGAGGTCAAGCGGGCGCTCACGAGCCGTCCGGTCTGCTCGGCCTGCGGCAAGATCAAGCGCCACGTCTTCAACAAGGTGGCGCGCGAGCAGGGCTTCGACGTGCTGGCCACGGGCCACAACCTGGACGACGAAACCGCGCGCCTCTTCGCCAACGTGCTGCGCTGGGACGCGGGCTACCTCTCGGACCAGGGGCCGAGCCTGCCGGACGAGGGCGGGTTCGCGCGCAAGGTGAAGCCGCTCTACCGTCTGACCGAGTTCGAGACGGCCTGCTACTCGTTCCTGAAGGGCATCGACAACGTCACCGCCCCCTGCCCTTACAGCCCGGGCGCGAGCTTCACGGGCCACAAGGAGCTGCTGGAGAACCTGGAGGCCACGCGCCCCGGGGCCAA is a genomic window of Desulfovibrio sp. X2 containing:
- the trpS gene encoding tryptophan--tRNA ligase, with protein sequence MQPNNRIVSGMRPTGPLHLGHYFGVLLNWVQMQEEFDCLYFVADWHALTTNYAEARDVKAFVPELVADWLAAGLSPERCVLFQQSQVKEHAELHLLLSMITPNGWLERNPTYKEVREESSKDLSTYGFLGYPVLMCTDIIMYKPKLVPVGQDQLPHLELTREIVRRFNYLYGDFFPEPEARLTTSPKLPGLDGRKMSKSYGNSIYLKDPMSEVRPKIMSMLTDTKRMRLKDPGEPKDCNLFPYLELLAPTGILPEIEEGCRAATRGCGDCKKLLAEKMADFLEPIQARRKEYETRPDTLKDIINEGSAKARALAEETMADLRRLMNFDF
- a CDS encoding site-2 protease family protein, whose protein sequence is MPSFDIFAYIQKLVLLLPGFLLAITCHEAAHGYVAYKLGDPTPKMAGRLTLNPFKHLDVVGTLVLVLTRMIGWAKPVPVDPRFFKNPQRGMMLVGLAGPAANFVLAVVFTICLKGCAHVLLTQPSPLEVRLFLPLALICKEGVLISLVLGFFNLLPIPPLDGSNILAGFMPPRTAMRYMSFGRYGFIIIILLAVTGVLGQILQPAVMYAAQLLL
- a CDS encoding response regulator, with product MAAPEKKVLVVDDEKHIRMLYREELESEGMTVVTSNGEEDIVELIERERPRVVILDIKLGANRSGLDLLQEIRSKDQDLPVILSTAYDSFQHDLKSIAADYYVVKSVDLSELKSKVDLAMKKALAQG
- a CDS encoding ATP-binding protein is translated as MKCRRCKAPAQVKLPSHHTGFCPDCFFLFFSRQVAKAVKDHDMFGPDDRILVALSGGKDSLALANELKEQGYDVTGLHVYLGIPGSSDASLAHIEAFCEPRNIPLIVASTPEMGLAIPEVKRALTSRPVCSACGKIKRHVFNKVAREQGFDVLATGHNLDDETARLFANVLRWDAGYLSDQGPSLPDEGGFARKVKPLYRLTEFETACYSFLKGIDNVTAPCPYSPGASFTGHKELLENLEATRPGAKTQFYESFLSNARHIFSQNAAANPELAPCTECGSPTSRGRCGVCGLKAMVRAAREARESESAEAAGSAAGAGD